In the genome of Oncorhynchus nerka isolate Pitt River linkage group LG27, Oner_Uvic_2.0, whole genome shotgun sequence, the window aaaaatgtgctcaaagatggaaggcaggctGGAGGAGACGAGATGTGTAACCACTCTAgacaatgagagggcagatacgcgCTTGTGAACAACAGACCATGGAGATAGAGAACTCGTTTTTGTATCTCAATTTTAAAGTAGTATATTTTCTTCTTGTTGACCAAAGTCACCACTTTcattaaccaggtttccatccaacctttttatgcttGTAAAGTACATGTATAAAAAAAAGTCATGACAGGCCAGGTTGTTGATGGAAACATCTAATTTGTCGGTAAACGTTCCCAATGTTGACAAAACAATatacgctagacaaggtgggatctttttgtgtcagtaaaatAAATTATGCGAGACATTTATGTGGAAACGCCATTATGTCTaaatatttatataataaccAACATTTCGAAGTAATTTTGGAGTGGCGCGGTGATaggttgtgttgtcctcccactatgacccgggaaaccatgcagtttattaggctatagATTAAATAAATTATGAGGAATtgcacagggtggtgaaagtgcacggcgatgagcttgatgctgctttccaatgaatatcgagggtcttattctggtgacatgatgaccgatgcttggctgccgtttgacaaataaaaatgatcACGCTCTTATTCACAATAACCTCATCGTGTAAGTAGCCTACCCGCACTGCGAGCTGTTGGCTTGAGCACacatgccaagaccagagtgggcgCATTCGCTATAACTCATGTTGTTTTGGCAAAACCACccgtagagttgaaaatgcgatcgAAATCAATTAAAGTGTTTTTGtaatgtgcactacgtcatcacgcacagccttttattCTGCAACTTtatttgatggaaacatctcgAAATTATTTTAATGCGGATGTTAGAATATTTTAATTAAAAGCTGTTGCCAATTTGATAGAAACCTATCTATCACTTCATGGTCTTATTTTCGAGGACAGATTTTGGGCGGAGTAAAACCtatcgcttcgcctcttcctctctaggGTCCCTAGCGAAAACGCACTCCCAACCTACTACGGAAATCACTTCCGGTCGTGGCTGTATCGAAGTGGCATCAAACGAGTGCGGCCCGTTTTGATATAACCCTATCCTACTCTTTTGCCCTTGGTGTGTGGAACGTTTAGAGAAAAAAAGGAAGGATGACAGTAAAAACAATCAATTGAGATTTACCCTCTACAACAGTATGTGCCGAGTTAACTGGGTTGTGAATTTGCTGCAAAGATGAGTTTCAAAATGTTATTGCAAACTGGGATCCATGCAACGTCCATACCCAAGCCTTAccccattgaagatgaaatgtaaAATGGTTAACGTCAGAGTTGGGACGTCCCAAAGATTAATTATAGCAAGGGCCATCAAAAGAGCCACCACCTGTATGATTTCACTCCACCAGACACTCTTTCCATGCCATTTCGATACAGCAACAACCAGAAGTGGctttcatagcaggttaggagagcattttcgctaaccctaacccttttcctaacctgctacgaaaagtcactTCTGGTCATAGCTGTATCGAAGTGGTGTGAATAGAGTGTTGCTCAGGTCAAGGCCAGGGAGAAATTGCCTTTGTTTCGCCAAAGGAAAACTATCACAAATACTATACACTTAGgctatacaacaacaaaaatctacCCATGAAATGAGTTGGCTCATTATTCAGCACTATGCCATATCAAATGAAAAGGTGACAAGGGACACAatttcaataaaaaaaaacagtcacTTTGGTTAAATAACTGCCAACTACAATGATTCTGAGTAGACAAATAGTTAAATGATTTAAATAAAACAATGAACAGAGATTTACAAGCTCTGGGTGTAAATCCCTGAACAAGATACAGACCCAATACAATTATGTGATGGATAAGAATACAAGCCCACAAACACAACTGGTGTACAGTAGATCCTGCACAGTGCACACTCTCAGACCAATATCAACACACATTATCCAGTGGACTCACACTGACAGAAATCTGAAGAGATAGTCCAGGACTCCCAGTCTATAAATAGTAGGATTCCTTGCTGGTCTCCCCAGTGTAAAAGACATTGCATTGATATATTGGTACAGAAAATAGATAGGCATATTCCTTGAAAGCATCACTTGGAGAGTCAAGAGGGTTGTTGAGTTAAATGTTTGCAGCTGCACACAGTATTGTTTGCATAGAATCTGTGTGTACACACATAAAGGGGCCTTGTGCAGTATTCTATTTATTTTACAAAAAGTCAAACTCAATGCAcagtaacttcacagatcttgaAAAATAGAAAAGCATCTCTGCTTTGAAATTTCTAAGAGGATTTCTCTTAATGAGTGGTTATTCAAACTATTAACTGACCAGCGCTTTGTATACAGTATTCTCACAGTAAAACGCCACTGTTTCCAGTATGCAGAATCAATTCAATTGTTTATAGTGGCATACTCTTCTATACTGCATCAGCACTTTCTGAACATAAAGGAAAGTCCAAACCAGTCCAACTAAGGGTTAAGCTCTAAAGGACTGAGTGGGCAGTGGAGAAGGTGATAAAGTAACATTATCCATCTCCCCATTTGGCGTTATATGTGACTCCGATTTCCCAAACAGAGGGAGTCAAATATTATTTGTTGTAAATTAAtctttttcacatacattttatagaAACATTCCAATATACATTAAATCTAAATTGTAACATGTCAGCATTCGTATGTTTGTCAAACACCAAATGCTTGTGTGGAGGTGTTAATGATTGTGTGTCACAAGGCCGTGTGTGTGAAAATGAGTCCACAAGGGTCTGATGACACGACCATGTGCTTCACAAGTACTAAAATAATGACTGACCCACAGCCTATTTCCAGTCAAAGCTACAATGACATCATTATATGCATCTGTTCTCTGTTACTCAGACAGCAAATTAAAGAAATCTCACCGAGGCCTTTGCTTTAGCAGTTGAAAAAAGGCCTCAGCTGATAAAAAAAGACAGGTCAACATCTCCCTGATCTAGTAACATGTCACATTTCAAATGGTTTTCAAGAGACACTCAACCAGTGAGCAGCAACCTCAAAACACTTCCATATACGCATCCCATGTGTTCTTACAGTGTTCAGTAAGCATTTACCCGGACTACAAAAGCAAAGCAAAACTATTTGGGTTTGAAATCACACTATTCTGAGCATCACAGAAAGCGCACAGGCAGAGACCTGATCCGATTGTCCATTACACTTCAAAGGCCAAAAAGAGAATGCTGGAATCTCACACACATACTacctgaaccacacacacactttcaccatTCACACCATCAGTATACAGACATCCCTCTAAAACAATTCAAACACACACAATCTGATTTGCACACACTACCAGAGCTACACAGACACTTTCTGATACAAGCTTGTGAGCCACACACACTCCCTAACTGAAGAGCTTCACAAAGCAGCCCTGGCAGTAGGGCTTGTCGTTCTGATCCTTGAAGGTGCCCTTGTTGAGCTGCTTGAGGCAGAAGGCACAAACAAAGTGCTCCGGGTGGAACTTCCTGCCCATGGCTGTGATGCAGCGGCCGGTGATGGGCTTCTGACAACCCGAGCAGAGGGAGCCTCGCTGCTCGTGGTAGTGCACCTCACAGTAGGGCTGCCCATCATGCTCAAAGAAACTCCCATTCACAAATGGAGTGAAGCACTCCTgcatacccagagagagagaggagagtaatgAGTAAGTACAAGTCAGGACACTTCAACATGAATGCCTTTATATAAAGGGAAATAGGCCGATTACAGACCCTGCAGACAAAGCACTCTGGATGCCAAAGGGAGTTTAGTGCAGAGATGTAGTTCTCTAGAATGGCTCGGGCACAGCCGCCACATTTCGGTGCAAACATGTCAAAGTAGTCCTTCCTACAGTACGCCTTCCCATCCTTCTCATGGAAGCCTTCAGGAGACGCATACAGATCATGAGTTCTGCACCAGACTCAATAAATGGTCATTTCAAGTGAGCTCCAAGAATGGGTAAAACTCACCTTCTGGGCCAAAGAATGATCCACACTGAGCACAGAAGAAGTGTTCAGGATGCCATGTCTTGTCCAACGCAGTCACAACTTTCTGTAAACATAGGAACAGTTACTCTATGCTAGCTGCCATTGCTACACTGGATCTTTGGACTGCCTAAGTTGAAATAATATACACcgaacaaatcaaatcaagcaTGGAATGCAACGCAATGTGCTTTACAGgaaaaattaaataaaacaaaaatcaaaTATAAAAgatttactacacaacaaaacGAGAAAAAAAACAAAAGGATGGCTAAAATATATGTTTCAAGATCTTTAATTAAATATGTCCACAGCTTCGGCCCCCCTCAGGTTCtttggcaggctattccagaagccgggggcataataactaaaggctgcctctccatgtctcttggttctaggctttgggatagttaaaaggcaaGTGTCAGAGGACCTTGGGGGACCTACTAggtacataacttaaaagcatgtctgacatgtattgggcTGCACAATCctggattgatttaaaaaccaatagaatAATCTTAAAATTActtctaaaactcacaggcagtcagtgcagagaccttaaaaccggtgtaatgtgtgctctcagtctggtcttggtcagtacccgtgctgcagcattctgtatgttttgcagttgaccaatggctttcttgggtagaccagacaggagagtattacagtagtcaagcctgcACGTAATGaaagcatggatgagtctctGTATCAGTCAGAGAGAAAGAGCCACACCCTGGCAACgttcctcaggtggtaaaaaCTATTTTGGTCACATTCATATTGTGCGATTCAAAATTTagttcagaatctaaaataacACCTTGGTTTTTTACCTTTATTGCCCGTGAATTAAAATGTGGGGCTAGATTCTCCCTGTGCTTTGGCTCTAACAATAAGCACCTCGgtcttgtcttgatttagctggaggaagttgtgagccatccaaatcaaatccaattttatttgtcacatacacatggttagcagatgttaatgcgagtgtagcgaaatgcttgtgcttctagttccgacaatgcagtaataaccaacaagtaatctagctaacaattccaaaactactaccttatagacacaagtgtaaggggataaagaatatgtacataagatatatgaatgagtgatggtacagagcggaataggcaagatacagtagatggtattgagtgcagtatatacatatgagatgagtatgtaaacaaagtggcatagttagtggctagtgatacataaggatgcagtagatgatagagtacagtatatacgtatacatttgagattaataatgtagggtatgtaaacattatattaggtagcattgtttaaagtggctagtgatatattttacataatttcccatcaattcccattattaaagtggctgaagttgagtcagtgtgttggcagcagccactcaatgttagtggtggctgtttaacagtctgatggccttgagatagaagctgtttttcagtctctcggtcccagctttgatgcacctgtactgacctcgccttctggatgatagcggggtgaacaggcagtggctcgggtggttgttgtccttgatgatctttatggccttcctgtgacatcgggtggtgtaggtgtcctggagggcaggtagtttgcccccggtgatgcgttgtgcagacctcactaccctctggagagccttacggttgtgggcggagcagttgccgtaccaggcggtgatacagcccgacaggatgctctcgattgtgcatctgtagaagtttgtgagtgcttttggtgacaagccgaatttcttcagcctcctgaggttgaagaggcgcgctgctgcgccttcttcacgatgctgtctgtgtgggtggaccaattcagttggtctgtgatgtgtacgctgaggaacttaaaacttactaccctctccactactgttccattgatgtggatagggggtgttccctctgctgtttcctgaagtccacaatcatctccttagttttgttgacgttgagtgtgaggttattttcctgacaccacactccgagggccctcacctcctccctgtaggccgtctcgtcgttgttggtaatcaagcctaccactgttgtgtcgtccgcaaacttgatgattgagttggagagcacacattacaccggttttaaTCCAAGTAGTTAAATCACTAATACCGTCTAATCATTTATCCGTGGAGCTGAAACCCTCTGGTGACACAGAAAGGAAAAGTTGTGCATCGCCTGCGTAGCAGTGAAAATCAATGCTGTGCTTTCTGAGAACTCTGCCAgggggtaacatatataaactGAGCAGTACCGGATCCAAAAATCAAACCTTGTGGAACACCACAGGTGATATGTATAAATCGGAGTTATGTTCACCAAGGGTGACAAActcaaataaatgtaaaaaactcTTGACCCGTTAAATAGGTCCTAAACCAATTTAGAACTGGACCGGAGAGGCCAACCCACCTCTCCagtctgtccagaaggacatcatggtcaacagtgtcgaaAGCAGCACTTAAATCTAAGAGTACAAGGACAGAGAGCTGTTTGGCATCTGTGTTGGCTCAAAGATTATTTTAGTTAGTGGTAAATTGAGTTGgtactaaaaaaaaaaaaagcggtTTGAAAACCAATTTCTCCAGAATTTTGCTTAAGAATGGAAGGTCGGAGAttgctttttgtgcgtatggaaaatgtctgggatcttgaaacatgggaccaacactttacatgttgcgttcatatttgtgtgtagtgtagttaTTTTTGTAGTATAGGTGTTTACTTACATCCAGTATAGGGCCGTTACAGTAGTGGCAGCGTGGGGAGAACAGGTTGTGGTAGTCCATCTCACAGTAGGGCGCTCCGTCACGCTCAAAGAAGTTTCTGGAACCTATCTCCTCCTGACAGTGGCTACACACAAAGTGCTCTGGGTGCCATGTGCGCCCCATGGCAGTAACCACCTGGACAAACAGAGACAGTATATTTCCATTTACCATGTCAACAAAGCTCTGCAATTCAATTGAAAGTAACTTGAAGTTAGAGCGAGACCATGATCTTAGAAAGGCCACCAGAGCCTGATCTATGGCCCACCCAAGCCCCTCACCTGTCCCACGATGGGTTTACAACATGCCCCACACACTCCCTTGGCCACAGTCTGCACACCCAGTTTATGGAGGTCAGACTGCAGACTGCCGAGCATGTTGTCCAGCTTGTTGACCTGTGTTGGGGGGCCTCCAGGGCTACCTTTCCCCTGGGCCATGATCTGTCaaaagatggagagtgagaggaCAGACACCAGAGTACAGTGCATTCTCTCATAAAAATAAATCTGAACAAATAACTAAACTGTGAGTGAACTAAAGGAAACTGAAGCCAGTGAGAAATAGAAGGATTTCCACCATATCAGAAATAGAAAAGGTAGAGAGATCCATGCCTGCATTGGAGGAAAAATTGGGTCGTATTCTGTTTGACAGCCAATGGACACCAGGACCTtggggggaggtggtggtggtgcagGCTGCACTGGTGGAGGGGGCACTGGGGCTGGAGCAGCAGGTGGAGGGGGCTCTGGCTTGGGGGCAGGGGGCTGCTGTACTGGGACCGGTGGGGGTTGTaccagaggaggtgggggagggatgGGTTCCTGGGGTGGAGGAAGTTgagggggcaggggaggggaggaggtaggggagcAGGGGTCTGCTTAACAGCTGGGGGTCTCCTAGGTTCTTCTATAATAGGAGGGTGACAAGGGGCTGGGGGAGACTGGGGTGGGGAAATGACCCTCCTCTGAGGTATAGGTGACTCCGAGGGAATAATGATCTGAGAAGAGACAGacgatgacagagggagagagaaaattaAAGGTAAAGAACAGAAAGTGAAACTTGAGAAGGTAAAAAAATAATATCTGGGATGGTGTGATCCTGTTGTGATCGTATCCAGGCCAACCTTGTCCACCTCATTCGCAGCCCCATCGCCACGGAAACGCTGTGGCTTGGACATGACGATGACGCCCTCAGTGAGCCAATCGTCCGGCTGCTTGCGCCGGCGGTCAGCCAATCGGCCAATCCCCAGCTTCCCCTGCAGCTCCTCTATGAGGCGGTCCTGTGAGCTGCTCTTGTTGACGATGATAGGGCCCATCCGCCCCTTCCGGGGGTGACCCTCTCGGTACATGGGGTGCACATTGGGGGTCTCCTTGGTGCGCCTTATCACAGACTTAAGCTAGAAGGAGAATGAGCATCAGGACTCCACTGTGATCCAGTTACAATACCACAGACCGGGTGAGTGGTTCAGTTCAGAGGAAGCACCATTCCAGTTCACTCAAAGCCAAAGGCAGCCATCTCCTCAAGGGTATCTATCAGCAGTGGGTGAAGGCGTGTCCAAAGGAATGTGTCAGTGAGCTCAGAGTCACACTCCATGCTGTATTACATGCTCAGTCCCCATCTCACCCCCTACCCATCACACAGTCCCATTTGTTCTCTGACCGTTAAGCAGAACACAGTTGGGCAAGATGCGGGCATCATGCTGACGCAACAAGTGAGGTAGTCATAGGATGCAGTCACAACTCAAATTGTTTGGTTTTAACAAGACATGCCAACAAAGGTCACAGCCAGGCAGTACTGCTGAGCATTCAGTGCTTTTTCAAGTCGGTTCGATCATTGAAAAATAATCACGGTTTTGATTATTAACGGACAAGTAGGCGGGGGCGCAATATattgtcattgtagttaattaccaggTATTCTGTGTtgaactatgtagaatattggcctgttggaaactacaactccctacatCGCAAAGTTCGGGCTTAATCTGATTTCTCTATAGAAACTGGGCCTCAAGCTCACAAAAAAAACGAAAATAAAAACGGTATTCAAACTTGACATTGGTCAATTTGTTGttagaaacaaacaaaaaaataaccAACATGTCGCTTAATTGCTCATCACTACCAGGCAGTCAACAATAAGAGACTGCAGTAGCAGCAAACATCCAGAAGTGCACATTGTAAGGAcagtatctacacacacacacacacacaatttgtcAAACAGATGTTTTGGTATCACACCAAGCCATTTCTGCCATCTCAGAAAGATAGTTTTGTATGAATGACATTTAACTCTGTTGTttctatgtgtgtttgtgcagaACAGCACAGTGTGGTGGTGAGAGCTGTCCCATACATGTCCAGATGCAGAGACCCTGTCCATGGTGGCAGGCTGCAGCAGAGGTAGGTCCATGGCAGCATCAGGAGTTCCAGGGCAGGAGGAGCCATCCAGGGACTCATCCATCCAGCTGGCCTCAGTCATCGGGGTCATGCTCCCATCTGTATAAGGTCTCTCTGTATAAGGAGTCATACTACCATCCAGTCCATCTTGGAGACACATGTTCAGCTCCACATCAGCCCAGTCCATGAGCTCCCTGTACCCATCTATGTGTCCACTCATTACTGACCCATCCCGGGTAATTGTCCCCTCACGGGTACTTGCCCCATCCCGGGTACACCCGGTAGTGTCTGGCTGAACCTCCCTTCTTTCTAAGGGCATGATGACCTCCTCATGTACCTCCTGCACCACTTCTCTCTTCAGCGGAGGTGCCTCCCCCTTCAGCTGCAGTGTGTCAGTAGGGACTCTATCGTTCTCCATCTTGGTG includes:
- the LOC115111495 gene encoding paxillin-like isoform X2; amino-acid sequence: MEDLDALLADLESTTSHISKHPVFLSEETPYSFPTGGNSYQDVSVPPPVPPPPSAEALNGSVIDSLDSHHSSQQSLGSAPKSLWSRDSSSPPLSHIEEDHVYSFPNKQKPADQSAAAMSSALGSNLSELDRLLLELNAVQQNSPSFPTTEETAPPLPSCSITHYVQENGAPPDVMVSPPSQEKTKRNGRQAVEEGRPTVESLLDELEGSVPTPSPSVLHNELDSSSQQQARMSASCATRELDELMASLSDFKIMAQGKGSPGGPPTQVNKLDNMLGSLQSDLHKLGVQTVAKGVCGACCKPIVGQVVTAMGRTWHPEHFVCSHCQEEIGSRNFFERDGAPYCEMDYHNLFSPRCHYCNGPILDKVVTALDKTWHPEHFFCAQCGSFFGPEGFHEKDGKAYCRKDYFDMFAPKCGGCARAILENYISALNSLWHPECFVCRECFTPFVNGSFFEHDGQPYCEVHYHEQRGSLCSGCQKPITGRCITAMGRKFHPEHFVCAFCLKQLNKGTFKDQNDKPYCQGCFVKLFS